One genomic segment of Pseudanabaena sp. ABRG5-3 includes these proteins:
- the topA gene encoding type I DNA topoisomerase, producing MKKLLLVESPSKCKTIQAILGSEWQVEASFGHFTELAKDGEDSLGFTMHSDTNKIECRYQLTEGKGQQVVTKLRAAVKNASEVVLATDGDREGEGIAWHLQQQLHLRNPKRAVYNQITPTAVKAAIANAHQLDLNLISAQRARQCLDRLIGFKVSPLVRRTSGGSSAGRVQSVALHIVCQREREINTFVPITYWSVWTEYAEGFTAFYAGSSEIEPVLDDQDVTDDAAEVNAESTVESKRVLSEAEATRIIQVARNHPHIVREATGVTAQKSPLPPFITSSLQQAASVRLGLSPEETMKVAQELFEGVDLPQGRKGLITYHRTDSTSLAPEFCAEVKEWLSKHDPDNVPKKTTRHREQANAQSAHEAIRPTYLSITPKTVRDHLSAKQHQLYELIWRRAVASQCANALIQKSRVIIQAGSTLWQTRGSILTFAGYTRYWNDLSKDKHIPALTSGQTLALANAGFTQKQTQPPARYSEAKLVQVLERQGVGRPSTFAAIVKTLKDRTYVLLKGKVLEPSALGMSTDEVLHKTFPDLLRADFTAGMETTLDEISVGKLEWQSYLIGWHQSYFQPMLARAYTNLGADLQPSDRKNELSDVACPACNHPLSKIPSKKVSGGHFLKCEHGCENLVMFWSDRRNQWEIPQPKGENAVTAEVTSFACPVCGKPLAKFPYNKDGVDKVMLKCADVQARQRKDHADVVFFWSSQEKWWSKKFGDLDEAAKPNLGKVATGKEKKTSQRKPKQLSSKVATE from the coding sequence ATGAAAAAGCTGTTACTCGTTGAATCTCCATCCAAGTGCAAAACCATCCAAGCTATCCTCGGTAGTGAATGGCAAGTGGAAGCTTCCTTTGGTCACTTTACGGAACTTGCCAAAGATGGTGAAGATAGCTTGGGCTTTACCATGCATTCAGATACCAACAAAATTGAATGTCGCTATCAATTGACCGAAGGTAAGGGTCAACAGGTGGTTACTAAACTTCGGGCGGCTGTGAAGAATGCTTCAGAAGTTGTACTTGCTACCGATGGCGATCGCGAGGGTGAGGGGATAGCATGGCATTTACAACAGCAACTGCATCTTCGTAATCCCAAACGCGCTGTCTATAACCAGATTACGCCTACGGCGGTTAAAGCAGCGATCGCCAATGCTCATCAGTTAGATTTGAACCTGATTTCGGCTCAGAGAGCGAGACAATGTTTGGATCGGTTGATTGGGTTTAAGGTTTCACCGCTTGTGCGTCGTACTAGCGGCGGTAGCTCGGCTGGTCGGGTGCAGTCAGTGGCTTTGCACATCGTCTGTCAGCGTGAACGGGAAATTAATACCTTTGTACCAATTACTTACTGGTCGGTATGGACGGAATATGCTGAAGGCTTCACAGCTTTTTATGCGGGTAGTAGTGAGATTGAACCTGTGCTTGACGATCAGGATGTCACCGATGACGCAGCAGAAGTGAATGCCGAATCTACGGTTGAGTCAAAACGGGTATTGTCGGAAGCGGAAGCTACCAGAATTATTCAAGTAGCCCGTAATCATCCCCATATCGTTCGGGAAGCTACGGGTGTGACTGCTCAGAAATCACCGTTACCGCCTTTCATTACCAGTTCGCTCCAGCAAGCAGCTTCCGTGAGATTAGGGCTATCACCTGAAGAGACGATGAAGGTGGCTCAGGAATTGTTTGAAGGTGTCGATTTGCCTCAAGGTCGGAAAGGGTTGATTACCTATCACCGCACTGATAGTACTAGTCTTGCTCCTGAGTTTTGTGCTGAGGTAAAGGAATGGCTATCAAAACATGATCCTGATAATGTCCCTAAGAAAACTACTCGTCATCGTGAACAAGCTAATGCTCAATCCGCCCATGAAGCGATTCGTCCGACCTATTTGAGTATTACTCCAAAAACGGTTAGAGATCATCTCAGTGCGAAGCAACATCAACTCTATGAGTTAATCTGGCGTAGAGCCGTTGCTTCTCAATGTGCTAATGCTTTGATTCAAAAAAGTCGGGTGATTATTCAGGCTGGTTCGACGCTCTGGCAGACTAGGGGTAGTATTCTTACCTTTGCAGGTTATACGCGCTATTGGAATGATTTGAGTAAGGATAAACATATTCCTGCTTTAACAAGTGGTCAGACCTTAGCTTTAGCGAATGCAGGTTTTACGCAGAAACAAACTCAACCTCCTGCTAGGTATAGCGAGGCGAAGTTAGTACAGGTGCTAGAGCGTCAGGGTGTGGGTAGACCGAGTACTTTTGCCGCGATCGTGAAGACGCTTAAAGATAGAACCTATGTGTTACTCAAGGGTAAGGTTCTCGAACCTTCAGCTTTAGGAATGTCTACGGATGAGGTGTTGCATAAGACTTTTCCCGATCTGCTCAGAGCCGATTTTACCGCAGGGATGGAGACGACTTTGGATGAAATCTCGGTGGGTAAGTTGGAGTGGCAAAGCTATTTGATTGGTTGGCATCAGTCCTATTTTCAGCCAATGCTGGCGAGGGCATATACAAATCTCGGTGCGGATTTACAGCCAAGCGATCGCAAAAATGAGCTTTCGGATGTGGCTTGTCCTGCTTGTAATCATCCGCTCAGTAAGATTCCTTCTAAGAAGGTGAGTGGTGGGCATTTTCTCAAGTGTGAGCATGGCTGTGAGAATCTGGTGATGTTTTGGAGCGATCGCCGTAATCAGTGGGAGATTCCTCAACCGAAGGGTGAGAATGCAGTGACGGCTGAGGTGACTAGTTTTGCTTGTCCTGTCTGTGGCAAGCCTTTGGCTAAGTTTCCATACAATAAGGATGGTGTGGATAAGGTGATGTTGAAGTGTGCGGATGTTCAGGCGCGTCAACGCAAGGATCATGCGGATGTGGTCTTTTTCTGGTCTTCTCAGGAGAAGTGGTGGTCGAAGAAGTTTGGTGATTTGGATGAGGCGGCTAAGCCGAATTTGGGTAAGGTCGCAACTGGGAAGGAAAAGAAAACTTCTCAGAGAAAGCCTAAACAATTATCAAGTAAAGTTGCTACAGAATAA